From Dreissena polymorpha isolate Duluth1 chromosome 15, UMN_Dpol_1.0, whole genome shotgun sequence, a single genomic window includes:
- the LOC127860692 gene encoding CD63 antigen-like, producing MGLITFVGRVVLVVLNIIFLTVALALVVGGFILRFGHKIFQGTVDDILKQLESAANNVYGSGVSTDAFELGTAVSGLAVTMIIVGFVLLAFSFAGCCGACYNIKSLALMYAVVLGILLLIQVILIIFVFGGPDVLKKGLSKGLKASMNQYSGLKGTDTTTIVWNFAMRQFKCCGADGYADFADKGTWKTNDMTLSSGTVNVLTPVACCKELPAGLSDTKKCAGDSTDVAYDNIDEIKDASNYDKGCVDAIWEKVVTLQTDKYGPVIAICWLCQIAMILFAVLVYKDK from the exons ATGGGCCTTATTACTTTCGTCGGGCGAGTGGTGCTTGTTGTTCTCAACATAATCTTCCTT ACGGTTGCGCTCGCGCTAGTGGTGGGCGGTTTCATTCTGAGATTCGGGCACAAAATCTTTCAAGGCACGGTAGATGACATCCTCAAACAACTCGAATCTGCTGCCAATAACGTTTACG GCTCCGGCGTTTCCACTGATGCGTTTGAACTTGGCACGGCCGTTAGCGGTCTTGCCGTCACTATGATTATTGTGGGATTTGTCCTGTTGGCGTTCTCCTTCGCGGGATGCTGCGGCGCCTGCTATAATATTAAGTCACTGGCCCTCATG TACGCGGTGGTTCTCGGTATTCTACTGTTGATCCAGGTGATACTTATCATCTTTGTCTTCGGAGGCCCGGATGTG ctgAAAAAGGGTTTATCAAAGGGACTGAAAGCGTCAATGAATCAGTACTCTGGACTCAAAGGGACCGACACGACAACGATTGTGTGGAACTTTGCAATGAGAcag TTTAAATGCTGCGGTGCCGATGGCTACGCTGACTTCGCTGACAAAGGTACCTGGAAGACCAACGATATGACGCTTTCGAGCGGTACTGTAAATGTTCTGACGCCCGTGGCCTGCTGTAAGGAACTTCCGGCTGGTCTTAGTGACACTAAGAAATGTGCCGGCGACTCAACTGATGTTGCATATGACAATATCGACGAAATTAAAGATGCTTCGAACTatgacaaa GGATGTGTGGACGCCATCTGGGAGAAGGTTGTGACGCTGCAGACCGACAAGTACGGACCGGTCATAGCAATCTGCTGGTTGTGCCAG ATTGCTATGATTCTGTTTGCCGTTCTCGTCTACAAGGACAAATAA
- the LOC127860742 gene encoding tetraspanin-1-like gives MGLLTFVGRIVLTVLNTIFIMIALALVVCGFLLRFAHNLVKDKIQGVLDQLTKSVKDLSGVDLNTDNFELGTVVQAIAIAMIVVGVVVGAIAIVGYCSACCNISTLALVYAIVLIAILLVQVAGAVLVFARPELLKNYMTTGLKVSLKKYGGLEGTETETLVWNFAMQQFDCCGAGAYTDFNDNTAWKTSKEANVLTPIACCKSLPSTDAEVKECAGDSTDTSYDAVGEIAAKSNYNNNCVDRVWEKLVTLQQEKYWSAIGICWACQLAMIIFAILIFKDRGIKGGLV, from the exons ATGGGATTGTTAACGTTTGTGGGACGCATAGTCCTGACCGTTTTGAACACGATCTTCATT ATGATCGCCCTTGCCCTGGTGGTGTGCGGCTTTCTACTCCGGTTTGCTCACAACTTGGTGAAAGACAAAATCCAAGGTGTTCTCGACCAGCTGACGAAGTCCGTGAAAGATCTCA GTGGTGTCGACCTGAACACGGACAATTTTGAGTTGGGCACAGTCGTACAGGCTATCGCCATTGCTATGATCGTCGTCGGCGTCGTGGTCGGGGCCATCGCCATAGTCGGCTACTGCAGCGCCTGCTGTAATATCAGCACCCTGGCTCTTGTG TACGCCATTGTTCTCATCGCGATATTGTTGGTCCAGGTTGCAGGGGCGGTACTTGTGTTCGCCAGACCGGAACTG CTAAAGAACTATATGACGACTGGGTTGAAAGTCTCCTTGAAGAAATACGGTGGACTGGAAGGTACTGAGACCGAGACCCTCGTCTGGAACTTTGCCATGCAACAG tttgactGTTGTGGTGCTGGGGCCTACACGGATTTCAACGATAACACAGCGTGGAAAACCAGCAAGGAAGCGAACGTCCTGACGCCAATCGCATGCTGTAAATCCTTGCCGAGTACAGATGCAGAGGTTAAAGAGTGTGCCGGGGACTCGACTGATACCAGTTATGATGCAGTCGGCGAAATAGCAGCAAAATCGAACTATAACAAT AACTGCGTAGATCGTGTCTGGGAGAAACTAGTGACACTGCAGCAGGAAAAGTACTGGTCAGCAATCGGCATCTGTTGGGCGTGTCAG CTCGCGATGATCATCTTCGCAATCCTGATCTTCAAGGACAGAGGCATCAAAGGCGGACTGGTCTAG